CGAAGGGGATCACCTTAATCCCCGGGATGATCTCCTGAGGACGGCCGAACTCGAACAGGAGCGCCAGGAGGATTATGGTGAAGGGTCCCTTTCCCTTGCTCACTTGTGCACTACGAGCCTGAAGCCCTGTTCTGTTTTGAGCCGCATCAACCGCGACCGTTCGCACTCCAGCCCTCACGATGGGGAATGATCCCCGGCATCTGGTTGTGTCACAGGAAGGTCCTGCTTTGGGACTCGCTGATCTTGCGGAAACTCTGCGCTGCTCATCCGATCTTTTGAAGGACGGCGATGATGTTGGTTCGTAACGATCTCAACGACCGCGTCATCAGCAGCTTAATCCAGACCAACTCGGGAACAAACAGCGGCGGCAGGGTCTTGAAAATGGCGTCGGTGACCGAGAGCTTGAACTCCGCCACGGTGAACCCCTGCTGCCCGGCCAACGCTCGAATTGTTTTCTCGCGATTCGCGCGATAATGCGTCGGGAAAATGTCGTGCTCTTCCCGGTCTTCGACCAGGGCCACCAGCGGCGCCTTGATGAACTCCGGCACCAGCATGGACAGCAGCGCGCCATAGCCGAACAGGTTCGGCGTATGAAAGATAAAGAGGCCCTTGGGGGCCAGCACGCGCCGAACCTCTCCGAACTGCCGGCCGGGATCGTCCAGATGTTCCACCACCATGTTCATCGTCACCAGATCGAAGGCTCCGTCGGGAAACGGCAGTTTGCCGATGTCCCCCCGGACTTTGCGCCTGAGCCGTTGATGGGCTTTCAACGACGGGAGATCAAAATCCAGTCCCGTGAGGGACCGGCAGCGCGTCGTCAATTCCTCCTCGCCCCGGCTTCTCCAGAACGGCAGGAGCGTATGCCCGCAGCCCAGGTCCAGCCAGCGCGTGTCTTCCTGGACGTGCTGTTTCAAGACCGCCTCATAGACATGTTGCGAATACTCGAACTCCGGGACGATCATATCCCGGGCTTTCCAATACACGTTGTACAGGCGATCACGCAGGCTCATCCTTTGTTGCTCCTTTAGTCCATGGCCGTCGTCACGCGGCCACCACAGCTCGCGCCGGTTTCCGACTGATCGCCTGTTGGTACAGCGCGCCATACCGGTCGGCCATGAGCCGCAGCGTAAACCGTTCCTCCACAAGCTGCTTGGCTCGCGACCCAAACAGGGCCGCCCGGCTCGGATCGCCCAACAGCGCAAGAATCGCCTTCGCCAACGGGGGGGCCTCTCCGGCCGGAACGAGGTACCCGGTTTCCCCCTCCACCACCAACTCCGGATTTCCCCCGACGCGGGTCACCACCACCGGCTTGGCAGCCGCCATCGCCTCCAGCAGCGCAATCGACAATCCTTCGGACAGCGACGGCATGGCGAACACGTCCATGACCGCCAGCAACTTCGGGACATCGTGCCGCAGGCCGAGGAACCGGACCCTTTCCTCGATCCCAAGCGTTTTGGCCTTCGTTTTCAGCGGCACTTCGAGCTCACCGCGGCCGATCAGCAGAAAGGTCGTCCTGGGGCAGTCCTTCAGCACGAGCGGGATTGCATCGAGCAAGTGGGTATGGCCCTTGACCGGGTACAGGTTCCCCACGACCCCTACGACCAGCTCATCATCGGGGAGTCCGAGGTCCCTTTTGTACTGTGATGCCTGGTCCTGGTCGGCTGCCGGCGCCTCGTCGACTCCATTATAGATCACTTGTATCCGATCCTCCGCGATGCCGGTCCGGGCCACCACAAACCGCTTGAGATCCTCCGACACGGCCACCATCTGCGCGGAGCGACTCACCCACCGATAGGCCCATCGGCGGCGGCGCTTTTCCCAGAAATAGTGTTTCCCGTGGATGGTGGCGACCAAGGGCACCCTTGCGATTTTCGCCACCAGCGCCCCATGCACGATGGCGTCGAACTCATGCGCCTGGATCACATCCACCCGTTCCCGCTTGATCAAGCGATAACAGTCCCGCATCCATTTCCACTGCATGAACCCGTCATGCGGGAGCACATAGGTGGTCAGTCCCCGGCTCTCGCATTGGTCTTTCAGCCATCCGGGCCGGAACAGCCCGACGATCGATCGATACCGGCTCCTGTCCAGCGAGGCGGCCAGTGCGCAGACGATCCGCTCCGCCCCACCGGGTCCGCTGCTGCTCGACAGGTGCAACACCGTGTTCATAAGGGCTGAGCGGCCGGATTAGTTGGCCGGCCTGGCTGATGGCTGCGCCGCATCCGCATTCGCCGCCTGGGCCTTGCTCCGCTCCACGATCTGCCGGAGCACCTGATCGCAGGACTCGCGGATTCGCTCGAAGCACAGCCTGAAGTCTTCCGGCGTGCCGCTGTAGGGATCGTCGATGTCGAGCGGTCCTTTCTTGCAGAACCGACCCAGGACGAAGATCTTGTGCCTCTCCCGCGGGTACAGTTTGGCCACCCGATCCTTCTGCGCCACCTCCATGACCAGCACCAGATCCGATCGCTGCATGAGGTCCTGAAAGAGCGGCGTCGTAGCGTGCCGCGCCAGCAGGATCCCCCCTTGCCGGGCAACCTCTTGCGCCAAAGGATGCGCGGGCTTTCCCGCGGTTGTCTCAATTCCCGCGGAAGAGACCGAGATGGCCAATCCTTGCTTGCGCACCTGGGCGGCAAAGTAGGCTTCAGCCAGCGGACTGCGGCACACATTTCCCTTGCAGACGAAGAGCACGCTTCTCACCGGATGCGGCAAGACTTTGGATGCCGTGACCTGCTCATAGGCCAGGCGCAGGAATTTGAGACGCCGGTAGACATGGCCCGCCGCCGCGCGCAAGGCGTGGAAGTAGAGGCCGACCGTGCTTCTTACGCCCGCGGACCCGGCATCGCTCATGCTCGTCCTTTCACCATGGCCTTCACATAGGCGCGCAGCTCCTGCCACGCCGGACCGAGATCCTCCCACCGTTCCACCTCGTAATGCAGGTCTTTCTGGAAGAACCGAGCAAACTCCAGCGCGCATCGCATTCGCGACGGAGCCCCAGGCGGAAGGCGCAACGTCTCCTCGGACTTGAACAGTCTCGCCAACAGATGATCGAGGTCGCCCAAGAGCCACCTGGATTTCACCCCGACGCGGTACCCGACCGGCGCCTGCACCGGGCGGCCACAGATGAGTTGATGCAGCAAGAACGGAAAATTCAGGCCGGCATCGACGGCCAGTTGCAGCGACCCCCAGAAACGTCCATTGATCTCCATCAGGTAGGGTATGCCGGTCCGGCGCTCGACTTTGAACTCCACCATCGCAACCCCGTGCCAGCCGACATGGTGCAGGAGTCGCAGGGCGTGGTCGGCCATCGGCTTCGGCAGCTCGATGCTCTCCCGCAGGACGCTCACGCCCCCGGCCGGCGGTTTTTCGCGCAGGCGTCGGTGGGCGAACAAGGCAACGGGTCTGCCATGGTCACAGAGCGCGAAAATGCCCTGCCCTTCCCCCTCAATGCGCCGCTGAATCAACGACGGCCATTTGAGATAGGGGGTCTGTCGATACACCTGCTCCAATTCTTCCCGATTCACCACCTGGCGTACACTGGTGTTGGTCCAGGCGCCGTCGATCGGTATGCGCGATCGGCCCGGCTTGACGATCAATGGAAATTCTCCCACCGACCGCAGGTCCTGGGGAAGACGACCCTCTTCCACGAAGAGAGTGTCGGGAATTGGCACGTCAAGCTGTTGCGCGAGCCTCATCAGCCGATATTTATCCGATAGCGTTTCATAGACGGCCGGAGCGGGCGCGGCAACTCTGGTACGCGCGTCGAACTGGGCCCTGCGTTCCCCGATCAGGTGCATCGCCAGATCGGAGATCGGCACAAGCATCTCGACTTGCCGATCGGTCACCATCTGTAACAAAACATCGAGGTAGCCCTTCGGATCTTCGTATGGAGACGGATAACGAAACGCACGCCGGCAATAGCGCGATGAACCGGCTAGGGAGCGCTCGGTTTCCGACCCGACCAGCACATCGATCTGTTTTCGCCCCAGCGCGCGCGTGACGGCGAGCGCTGCCCGCTCATTGCCGTCTGTCACCAGCACGCTCATCGTTCCTCCACACCGACCTTTGCTAAAACCGGCGCCTTTTCTTCGCCTCATTGAATATGTTGGCCGGAGAGACACCTCACATGGGCTCCCTCGTCTTTCTCCATACCCGGGCCTTCATTACCGCAGAGCGGACAGCGCCAGTGCCAAGAGGGCCGGGGACTCACTGATGTCATGATGGATCGAGATCCGCCTGAGCGCCATCAGATTCACCGGCGTCTCCCGTTCGAGACCCGGATCGCATGAGGCCGCAGCTTGGTATCCCGCCTCTCTCACGATTTGTTGCACGAGATCGTTGTAGTTGCCATTGGGATAGCAGAACACGGGAACTGTGGCTGCTCCACTCTCGCGTAACCTCTCGTACGACGAGTTCACCTCCTGCCGTACCTCTTTTTCCGGAATCAGCGTCATCAAGCGGTGTGAACAGGAATGCGATCCGAATGAGATGTCATGTTGCGACATCTCGCGCACTTCATCCCAATTCATCACGACACGGGTTTCCGGAACCGTGATCCCCAGAATCTCGCTCAAGCTCGCCAGCAGCCGCTCCAAACGGCCGGCTTCCAGCTCTTTACAGGCCTCGATGAAGCGATCATAGGAGTCCGGTCCCGCAGCAACGTCCCATGGAAAGACCGATCCCCTCTCCTGGGTCTGTAAAGCCTCGGTGAGAGCCTGATAGAAGGCTGTTCGCCGCTCGGGCGCGCACGACGGGGCATCGGCTGTCCGCAGGAGATAGCCCAGCCGTTCCGGCCAAAACCAGCGCGACGTGCCGACAAAATCCGTCGGCAGAAAAATGGTGGCAGGCAGCCTGTACCGCCTCAGGATCGGATAGGCATGCCGGTAATTGTCGAGCCAGCCGTCATCGAATGTAATCACGCAGGCGGCTGTGTCGGCCTTCCACCGTCCGGTTCGCCAGCGGTCGAGCAACTCCGAAAGCGAGAGGACCTCGAACCGTTCCCGCAAGTACTCCATGTGCATCCGGAACACCTCATCCCGCACATACATGCCGGATTGCACGATGCCCGCATCGAGGTCTTCAGCGGATAAGACTCGATGATAGTTCAGGATCGCGACGGTCCCTTTGTGTCGGGCCCGAGAGACACCAGACCAGTGGTAGGCTCCCGCGAGCCTTCGCCAGACATATCGCTTGAGTCCTGCCGCCCCCATGTGTGAACACGTGCCTCCTCGATCCAACCATCGTCTTCAGCCTGCTGATCTCGCTGCGGCCTAGGGCATTCTCCCCTCTCCTTACCCTCTCCCCCGTGAGGAGGGGGGCGGTGAGGGGGAAGCGCACACTAGAAGAGCGTGTAGATAAACGGCGCCACCGCGGATCCTTGCGTAAAGACAATCAGGCTTCCCAAGAGCACCAACACAACGATGATCGGCAGCAGCCAAAACTTCTTTCGTTCTTTCATGAACGCCCAGAGTTCGGTCAGAAATTCTCCCATTGTCCCCCCCTTGCTTAGAACATGTTCTTCATATGCGATGGCGGCCGCGGCTCCCGGACGACCCGGTAGCTGTCCATTCCGGGAATCCAAGCCCGCCGCATCGGGTCTCGGCCGAGCATTTTCATCACCAGTCCCATCGGCACCACGAGCCCATAGTAGAGAATGCCCAGAATAATCCTAGTGTTAATCCATCCCAGCACATGTCCCACCGCCATCCAGCCTTTGTACAGGGGGGCCAAGACACCGGGCAGGATGAGACCAAGCGGGATCAGCGCGCAAGCCGGAATGACCGCCCAGAGCCGCATGGCCTCGCCACGCCACACCAGGGGCCAGAGGCCGATGACGAGGAACACGCCTCCCACCGTGAGCCCGAAACTGCGGAGTTGCTTCACATCAGTCTGCTCGTTCATCGTACACCCTTTCTCTTATATATGACCCCTAGCGTTTTGAAGGATCCCAAGAGAGAATGCGATCCCCTCGCAGATACCGGAACCAGGCATCCAGGATCGACAGGTTTACCATCACAAAAAACGACGGCAACCGCAACATGGCGACCTTCGGCAGCCGCTGGGACCACAGATAGAGGACTGCCAGGCCATAAAACGCCGCCTGCCCCCAGAACAGCGTCCGATACCAGCCCGGATTGAGGGCCAGCAGGCCGTTCGTGACGAATGCGAGGATCAACGCGAAGGGCACCATCCAACGGCAGAGCTTGTGGCTGATCAATTGCCACGCGAACAGATGATACTTGAATGGATTCAGCAACGCGAGACTTCGCATAAATACGGAAATCCCCCGGACCACCGTCCGCACCTTTCGCTCATATTCCTTGCGCTCATCCGCCAGGTTCTTATAGTAGCCGACGCTCTCCTCGTCAGACACGCCTCTCAGCCCCTTCTTGACGCTGTTCAAGAGGGTATTGAAGTCGCTTTGCAGATCCGAGGCCCAATCCAGACAGACCTCGCGGCGCGCGGCGAAAAAAGACCCGCTGAGCCCGACCAGGCTGTTCACGGTCGTTTCCAGCCGTCGTAGCCACATCTCGTACTGCACATAGGCCCCTTCACCGCTCACCCGTCCGTCCTGGTCGATGAAACAATCGACACTGCTGACGCAACCCACGCTGGGGTCGGCAAAATTCTTGAGGATCGTACTGATGCCATTTGGCGGGAGCATGGTGGCGACATCCGAAAATACCAGGATGTCGCTTGATGTCGATTCGACGGCAAATTTTTGGGCCGCCTCCTTGCCGCCCTTGTGGGGCAGCCGAACCAGCCGGATCCCGGACGGCTGAAATGATTGTACGATCGGATCGGTGCGATCCGTCGAACAATCCGATGCGATCACGATGTCCAACCGGTCCTTCGGATAGTCTTGCGTCAACGTATTCTCGATCTTCTCCCGAATCCGTTTCTCCTCGTTGTACGCCGTGATGATGAAGGTCACCGACGGCTGAATCAGCCCCTTTCGCACGACCTGTCTTCGAACCGTGCCAAGACACCACAACAATAGTGGATACCCCACATAGGCGTACCACACGAATAGGACCGAGAGCCAAAAGAGCAATGCTATCAGCATGGCCGGCTTACCGATGAGAACGAGGGGACGACGCCCACGTGGACTCAGCTCTGGACGTTGCTCGGACGGCGGGAGACGAAAGAGAAGCCTCCGGTCCGCCGTCAGTCTTGCGTCCAGCCACACTCAGATCTCGTAGGACCTGACACAGCCTGGCCCTGTCCGCTGGTCGCACAAACCGATGGGTCGGGAGCGTGACCAGCCGTTCCACCACCTCCATCGCACCAGGATATTCGCGAACCGCCAGCCGATCCTGCAATTCCGGAATCTGTTGGATGGTGCCGGGATACGCCCCACTGATCCCCAACCCAAGCGCAGCCGCGCGCGCGCACAGGGCCTGCTTCACCGCACGGTCTCGCACCAGCACGGGAAGGCGCAGATAGGAGGCTTCCGGATCGGTTACGGCCTGCGCCTCCGGGGCAAGGGCGGCCAGCTCTTGAATGAACGCCTCAGCCTGCTCGCGGCGCGTCCGGTTGGATTCGTCAAGCCGATGGCGCCACCCAACGAGCGTGGCGGCGCGCGCCTCGGCCATCTGTTCAACCGGAAAGTCTCGATAAAATCGCGTCTCCCCCAACCCGAGACACGGCAATCCCGCCGGCAACCAATAGAGCGGCGGGCGAATGAAGACCTCGGTCGCCATCAACTCTGCCAGCTTCACCGCAGCGGTCCATCGCGATTCCTCTGGAAGCTGGTCATACCCCTCCCGAATGGCTGCGGCGATGGCAGCCGACCTCGTGACGATCACCCCGCCGCCGCCGCTGGACAGGTTCTTGCCGCGACCGAGGCTAAAAAATCCCACGTCTCCGGTCGTGCCGAGCCATCGCCCCTGCCGACTGCCTCCCATCGCCTGGGCGGCATCCTCCACCACCGTGATCCCTCGCGGCCGGCACAGGGCTTTGACCCCTTCGACATCGGCTGGCAATCCGAACAGATGGGTCGGCAGCACGCAGAGCGTGTCCTCATCGAGCGTCCTCGCGAGTTGCGCTAAGTCAAGATCCAGCGTGGCTGGAGTGACATCGCAGAGCGCGACCTCGAGCCCCGCTTTCACGACAGCCGACGGCACCGAGTAGCAGGTATAGGCGGGCATCACTACCTTGCGGTTCGACGACAACCGCTTGAGTCCGGACAGAATCAACGCCAGCGCGGCCTTGCCGGACGAGAGGAGAAACACATGGTCGGCGCCGAACATGTCGCGCAGCTCATGCTCCAGCCGGTTGCGATGGGAGCCTCCCGCCAGGAGCGCGGCGCATCCCGCGAAGAGCCCTCGAAGCGGAACCGGCGCGGCGGTCGGCGGCAATGTGGATTGGATCTTCATGGCAAATATTTGACGATACGCGGACCGAGCAGGTTGGCAATCGGCAACGGCAAGGTCCGCCAGAGCGAGATGGCCAGTCGGTATCGTGGATTGTGGGGGTTCAGCTCGGGCAGCGGCCTGTCGTCCTTGAGCCAGTAATACCAATACAACGGAACCGGCTTCGCTCCCCATTGTTCCTTGAAGCGATAGGTTCCGCTGTCCAGGGTCGATCGCCCGAAATCGAACACCTTGCACCCCTGTTGGCAGGCATATTCCAGGACCGAACTGTACAGCAGCATGTTGGGGGCCAGCCGATCATACCGCCGATCCGAGGAGGCCCAGGGAATCTCCATCATCTCCCGAAACGAATAGACCAAGCCCGCCGCCACCGGATGCCCGTTCCATGAGACCGAGCAGACGGCGGTTTCCTTCGGAAAGGTCTCCAGGATGGTTCGAAAGAACCCTTTTCCATAAACCGGAGTCCCGAGATCCCGCATGTTCCGCGAGAAGACGCGATAGAAGTCCTCCAACAGATCTGCCCCGCCGACCTTCACCGTCATCCCTTCCTTCTGGGGCCGGCGAATCTGGCTCCGCAGCTTGGACGGGAAACTCTTGAAGAGCGTTTGGAAGTCGCTCGGGAGCGACAGCCGCATCGAGACCTTGTGGTCCTTGCATCGCCATGCGATCGGCAGCGGTTGAGCTTGCCGGATTTCCACGTGGCTTGCGCCGAGCGCTTTCGCCTCTTGGGCCGCTGCCTCCAGCAGCTTCTCCCTGACCGCTCGATCAGCCGCATCTACCCCGCCATAGTTGAGAAAGGGCATCGAGACCAGAAACCGGCCGAACAGCCGGCTCGACAACAGGACCAACGGCAGCACGCCGCGTATCTCCCCGTGACCATCCCGGGCCATGAGATAGACGGTCCGATGGCCGCAGGTCTGCTCGATCACCTGCCGCCAGGCGGCCAGGTGATAGCCGGTCGCGGTGGGAGAATCGAGCACATAGCGGTCCCAGAGGCCGCCGGCCGCTTGATCCCTGTCCAAATTTTCGATCCGGCATTCCATCGTATCTCGACGTCCAGCCTGCGCTAGCCCGCATTCCTTCGATGTCCGTCCCGATGTTCGTTCCACACGTCGTCCAGGACGCGCGCAAGATCCGCGGTCAGGCTTCGATAGTTGAATCGGTCGATCTCTTCCTGAGGCGGGGGCGACAAGGCTTGCCGTCCCTCAAGCAAATCGGTGATCACGCGCCGGATCTCGTCCCTATCGTTGCGGCAGGCCAGGCCGAGCCGGTGCCGCTGGACGAGGTTGGCGGTCGCTCCCTCCCCTCCAACCAGCAGCAGCGGGCGTCTCGTCGCAAGGTACTCATAGATTTTCCCCGGAATCTGAAGCGGAGAATCCGGCTGGATCACGAGCAAGGCATCGGCCTCGCGCATCTGTTGGAGACATTCCTGATATGGCACCGGCGGTTCGCGCGTGAGCAGCCCGACTTTTTCCAGCCGCTGTGCCAGGTCTTCGCATTGCGGCTCCGCGACCTCCCAGGCGCCGATGAACCTGAGACGCAGCCGTTCACCGGACAGCCGCCCTTCCCGATGGAGATAAGCGAGGGTCTGAAAGAGCACCGCGGGGGTGCGCTTCCCGTATACCGTCCCGAAATGGCAGAGTTCCAACCTCGATCCCCTCGCCCGTTCCCCGAGACTTCGACCGGCCGTCCCCGTGCCGGCGGAGCCCACGGCAAACGAATCCGGATCAAAGCCATTGGTGATGGTCAGGGTTTTGCCGGCCAGCCCAGGATAGTCCTGTTCCAGTTGCACCCGCAGTTCATGCGTATTGGTCATCACCCTACTCGCGCCCTGGCAAATAGAGCGCTCCAATCGCCTTGCTGAGCCGTTAAGATACGAGGACGAAAACGATATGTAGGGGTTGCTGGTCCAGGGATCGCGGTAATCCACCACATAGGGAATTCCCCAGTATTGCGCGAGATGCTGACCGACCAGGTGACTGGTCCATGGTCCTCCCGTTGCCCATACGATGTCCGGAATCTCCGACTGCGGCCATCCCTTGGCAACAGCCGCCGCCGGCTTGAGCCAGGCGCATTGCGGGTCTGGAAATGCAAATAGCCGGTCCAAGACCACATCCTTGAGCGTCCCGAGCCATCCGCTTTCCGCCGGACTCTTTCCGTTCGACTCTTGGACTCGTGATGCCTCGGGCTGCCCGTCCTTCTTCGAACTCATGGCGGTCCGCAATCGATCCCGCCAGGCCACCAACCGCCGGAGGGGGTTGCCATGCGGGACCGTCTCAACCTTCACGGTAGATGGGAGCTTGGCCATCAGTTGCCGATCCACCGGGTGAGGCGGATGCACGGAGGCCGGATCGGTCGTGAGCACGCGCGGCAGCCACCCGCAGGATTCGAGATACCGGCAGAAGGAGAGCGGACGCATGGCCCCACTGGCGGCCACCGGCGGAAAGTAATAGGCGATGATCAAGATGTTCTTCATGGGGGGATCGATCGGGCAAGACCACCGCGAGAGGCTGCCGTCCTTCCCGGCGTGTGGTCAAGTCGGCGGGCGCTGCCGGACCTGCGGCCGTCTGGAACTAGCCGGCCACGGCGGTCTTGACCTCTTTCATCTTCAAGCCATCTGCCGCCCCCTCCGCCTGCTCGTCGAGAAGGAGCGCATCCACGTAGAACTTGGTCGCCCAATTGAGCACTTCAAAGCGGCCGTAGTCTCCATCGAAGGGACTCGATCCTTTGATGCCCCCCCGGAGGCCTCCGTTCTCGCTCACGCAGTTCTGTGAGGCCTTCAAAAACCTGAGAAGCCGACGAGCCCCATCGAGAAATCTCCGATCGCCCTCTTTTAAAAACAGGCGCAGCCAGATTCCTGCCAGTTGCGCATTGCCGGTCAGGCAGCTCCAGGCCACGGTTCCCTGCCAATGATGGTTCAGTCTCCCCGGCACGCTTCCGTCCTCGCGGAGCGTCCCCAACAACCTTTCGGCGCTCATCTTGGCGCTTTGAAGATACTCCGTGCGGTTCAGCAGTTCCCCGGCCCCCCAGATGCCCTCAATGGCATAGCTGATGGTATGCAACAGCGGCGCGGCAGAATCCGTGAGACAATTGTTGCGAAACCATCCATTGGCATTCTGCTGACTGAGGCTGAATCGGATGTTCCGCTCCCCTCCCTCGACATAACGCGGGTCTCCGGCACATTGACCGAGAAGGAGCAGCGACCAGCCCACGCGAGAATTGTAGGTGGTGGAGGTGGGATTGGCGAATTCCGAGTTCCCCTTCACCCACCCGCCGTCGTTCTGTTGCACCGCCAGGAGATAGTTGCCCGCCCTCTTGGCCGCGTCGAGGTATCTGGCATCTTGCGTTTCCTGAAAGGCGGCGACCCAACCGAGGATCACCTGCCCCGTATTGAACACCGCAGGGGTCGGGTGGTGGTTGAGCACGCCTCCCATGACCGCTCCGTTCGGCATCTGCACCTGGATTTCCCAATCCGCCATGGCGAGCGCGCGGGACTTGAGATCCGGATCCTGCAGATACCGGCCGGCATCCAGAAACGTCGGAATGATGTAACCGGTCGTTTCGGGATACGATTGCTGCCATCCTTTTGCGCGGAAGAACGGATGCCAGGCGGAGCTGTAGGCCCGCGACACCCCCCGGTCTGGCGTGGCATCCTGGGCCCGCTTGATCCATTCCACCGCTTCCCGCAGATGAAATCGGTTCTCCTTCACCACGACCCCGCGTTGCTCCGCCTCCCGGCGCAGTTCTTGATACGCTTCCTGGTTGTAGAACCTGGAAACCTTCACGCGATGCTCAAGGCCCTGGATCACCCGTTGAATCATGGCGACGAGGCTCCGGTTAGGAGGCGGCTTTGGTCGACTTCATCACGATCTTTTCCATGACATAGCGAAGCGGAATCATGGAGCCGAACAGTTTTTCACCGGCAAACGCGGTCGCATAGTAGGTGCGCAGCAGGCCGGGCGCATGCCTTTCCAGAATTCCGTTGACGAAGAACGTGTCGAAGAGATACTTGTGAAATCCGAATCCCACCCCCCGGCCTTGCAAGTCGCGCATGCGATTCTTTTTGAGCCAGCCCTTGACCTCAAACCAGTGGTTGTAGTTGTCGTAGTTCAGCCCCCACTCGGAGAACGGCGACAGGGACCGGAACAGCAACTTGAACGGCGCGTTGAAGACCGGCTGGAGTCTGGACATGCGGATTTCCTTCCAGATCGTTTTCAGGTTCCACGTATTGTACAGCTCCAGAATGAGGTCTCCATCAACCTTCGTGACGCGACAGAGTTCCTGGACGGCCTCCTCTTGCTTCTTCAAATGCTGAATCACCCGGCAACTGATGACCGTGGTGAAGAGATTGTCTTTGAAGGGCAGGTGCTCCAGCTCGCAGCAGACGTGAAAATGTCCGCGTTTCCGCCGTTGCGCCGCTCGCAGGAGATTGAGCGAGGCATCGATGCCGACCGACACGGTCGTCGGAGGCAGCGTTTCCAGGAAGCGTCCGTTTCCGCATCCTGCATCAAGGAACAGACCCAGCTTGTTCTGATCGAAATAGTAGGTCAGTCCGTAGATCTCTGATTCGTGG
The DNA window shown above is from Nitrospira tepida and carries:
- a CDS encoding FemAB family XrtA/PEP-CTERM system-associated protein, coding for MECRIENLDRDQAAGGLWDRYVLDSPTATGYHLAAWRQVIEQTCGHRTVYLMARDGHGEIRGVLPLVLLSSRLFGRFLVSMPFLNYGGVDAADRAVREKLLEAAAQEAKALGASHVEIRQAQPLPIAWRCKDHKVSMRLSLPSDFQTLFKSFPSKLRSQIRRPQKEGMTVKVGGADLLEDFYRVFSRNMRDLGTPVYGKGFFRTILETFPKETAVCSVSWNGHPVAAGLVYSFREMMEIPWASSDRRYDRLAPNMLLYSSVLEYACQQGCKVFDFGRSTLDSGTYRFKEQWGAKPVPLYWYYWLKDDRPLPELNPHNPRYRLAISLWRTLPLPIANLLGPRIVKYLP
- a CDS encoding glycosyltransferase gives rise to the protein MKNILIIAYYFPPVAASGAMRPLSFCRYLESCGWLPRVLTTDPASVHPPHPVDRQLMAKLPSTVKVETVPHGNPLRRLVAWRDRLRTAMSSKKDGQPEASRVQESNGKSPAESGWLGTLKDVVLDRLFAFPDPQCAWLKPAAAVAKGWPQSEIPDIVWATGGPWTSHLVGQHLAQYWGIPYVVDYRDPWTSNPYISFSSSYLNGSARRLERSICQGASRVMTNTHELRVQLEQDYPGLAGKTLTITNGFDPDSFAVGSAGTGTAGRSLGERARGSRLELCHFGTVYGKRTPAVLFQTLAYLHREGRLSGERLRLRFIGAWEVAEPQCEDLAQRLEKVGLLTREPPVPYQECLQQMREADALLVIQPDSPLQIPGKIYEYLATRRPLLLVGGEGATANLVQRHRLGLACRNDRDEIRRVITDLLEGRQALSPPPQEEIDRFNYRSLTADLARVLDDVWNEHRDGHRRNAG
- a CDS encoding methyltransferase domain-containing protein, which codes for MDRADFYGMLCCPKCKGDLTLRNDESAFSCATCAFVFPIVDGIPVLFPCNVEVEMKHLFTRYWDAEDKAHLYDANVEGAGSIFGIYNHESEIYGLTYYFDQNKLGLFLDAGCGNGRFLETLPPTTVSVGIDASLNLLRAAQRRKRGHFHVCCELEHLPFKDNLFTTVISCRVIQHLKKQEEAVQELCRVTKVDGDLILELYNTWNLKTIWKEIRMSRLQPVFNAPFKLLFRSLSPFSEWGLNYDNYNHWFEVKGWLKKNRMRDLQGRGVGFGFHKYLFDTFFVNGILERHAPGLLRTYYATAFAGEKLFGSMIPLRYVMEKIVMKSTKAAS